In one Microbacterium invictum genomic region, the following are encoded:
- the galE gene encoding UDP-glucose 4-epimerase GalE yields MSWLVTGGAGYIGAHIVRALDAAGLPPVVIDDLSSGHRGFVPDGVPFVRGSILDRALVEQTLREHDVTGVIHVAGFKYAGVSVSRPLHTYAQNVEGTRIVLEAMEAAGVANLVFSSSAAVYGTPDVPLVTEDLPKRPASPYGESKLIGEWLIRDQAVATADTVAPLRHTSLRYFNVVGSGDRSVYDTSPHNLFPLVFEALIEGRTPRINGDDYDTPDGTNVRDYVHVADIAAAHAVAAQRLAAGDPVEAAYNLGSGDGLSVRQIMDAMARVTGIDFTPEIGARRPGDPDRIVATGELAARDLDWKMRYDVDEMVRTGWEARRAAAG; encoded by the coding sequence ATGTCTTGGCTTGTCACCGGCGGGGCCGGCTACATCGGTGCGCACATCGTCCGAGCTCTGGATGCCGCGGGGCTGCCCCCCGTCGTCATCGACGACCTCTCGAGCGGTCACCGCGGATTCGTCCCGGACGGGGTGCCGTTCGTGCGCGGGAGCATTCTCGATCGCGCGCTCGTGGAGCAGACGCTCCGTGAGCACGACGTGACCGGCGTCATCCATGTCGCGGGCTTCAAGTATGCGGGCGTCTCGGTGTCGCGTCCCCTTCACACCTATGCCCAGAACGTCGAGGGCACTCGCATCGTCCTCGAGGCCATGGAGGCTGCCGGCGTGGCGAACCTGGTGTTCTCATCCTCCGCAGCGGTGTACGGCACCCCCGACGTGCCTCTCGTGACCGAGGATCTTCCGAAGCGTCCGGCGAGTCCGTACGGGGAGTCGAAGCTCATCGGCGAGTGGCTGATCCGCGACCAGGCGGTCGCGACGGCCGACACAGTCGCGCCGCTGCGCCACACCTCGCTGCGCTACTTCAACGTCGTGGGTTCGGGCGACCGCTCGGTCTACGACACCTCGCCGCACAACCTCTTCCCGCTCGTGTTCGAGGCACTGATCGAAGGACGCACACCGCGCATCAACGGCGACGACTACGACACCCCGGACGGGACGAACGTCCGCGATTACGTCCACGTGGCAGACATCGCCGCGGCACACGCGGTGGCCGCGCAGCGGCTGGCCGCCGGCGACCCGGTCGAGGCCGCCTACAACCTGGGCTCGGGCGACGGGCTGTCGGTGCGTCAGATCATGGACGCCATGGCCCGGGTCACCGGGATCGACTTCACGCCCGAGATCGGCGCTCGCCGCCCCGGCGACCCCGACCGGATCGTCGCGACCGGAGAGCTCGCCGCGCGCGACCTGGACTGGAAGATGCGGTACGACGTCGACGAGATGGTCCGCACGGGGTGGGAGGCGCGGCGCGCCGCCGCCGGCTGA
- a CDS encoding alpha/beta hydrolase-fold protein, with product MKMTTTERQGRRSSWVRRVLTFVAATAVAVAAVGVAQPATAASEWVVSQDDGYLRISVPNAAVEEAIGPVSQVVVEGNFGPSHNWAQIGLTRSGQNWTATYGPFDPGLYYYQITGDDSKVFKDPTNPTSVGSEPEWSTFFIPGESAALLEDAAEPAGTVETLTYESAVAGEERQALVWVPPTYKPTGKKFPVLYLQHGGGQSFGDWVEVGRAEQILDNLWLQGNLADMLVVMGNGNVPDFSTELLENLVPAVQDTYNVAPNRKNRALAGLSMGGGQAFEVFRDHPGQFASIATFGAGRFGDLSDIPVRQMNNRTDLFRVYVGNKTDIAYNDVYDSLRAFDAAGLEYQFDGVNPDAGHNWNAWQENLIDFAPRLFTHQASDPGMSDRHTALTERFEPPAPGTTPTPFIDDDGFVTFETTTEFADAEYVSVWANWSPGGSWLRVEMQKVGDRWRATVGPLDEKFYHYRLIVDRQSVKDSSNPTSVASEPAWSTFLIEGEGSRLLSDVPEGEGGDLEVMTYQSAVAGQERNAYVWTPPGYDAERPVPYPLFVLNHGGGQSWTDWVEVGRARQILDNLHRDGSLQDMVVVMPNGNVSNYPAELRENVVPAAEEQYNISRNPDKRALAGLSAGGARTVSVLKGYPGEFAWIGTFAAGFGGTNGVDPAAINEGTELYRIYTGDITDFTYGSVINSLPVLDELGIEYEFDGVTVGPHGWDVWQKNLIDFAPRLFQSLPADTTRPEVALVSPETAGPFRDVALRVDATDVGGLQRIVANVYQGGTLVQSTQVALDGAEAGTHEATLQLPSGDYTVKYNAQDLAGNISPTGSFDFSVDVTVPEATVKPESVATGDTYDTVSYKLYDAVGIDRVEINGVVKDLTNNTWSDVNGIAPGVFGAVQGENTMVVYDVLGNSTAYTFILN from the coding sequence ATGAAGATGACAACGACGGAGCGGCAGGGTCGCCGCTCCTCTTGGGTGAGGCGGGTTCTCACCTTCGTCGCTGCTACGGCGGTCGCCGTGGCAGCCGTGGGGGTGGCCCAGCCAGCCACCGCCGCCAGCGAATGGGTGGTGTCGCAGGATGATGGGTATCTGCGTATCTCGGTTCCGAATGCCGCCGTCGAAGAGGCCATCGGGCCGGTGTCGCAGGTTGTGGTCGAGGGCAACTTCGGTCCGTCGCACAACTGGGCTCAGATCGGTCTGACGCGCAGCGGTCAGAACTGGACGGCCACCTACGGGCCTTTCGATCCGGGGCTGTACTACTACCAGATCACCGGTGACGACAGCAAAGTCTTCAAGGACCCCACTAACCCCACGAGCGTGGGCTCGGAGCCGGAGTGGAGCACGTTCTTCATCCCTGGTGAGTCGGCCGCACTTCTCGAGGACGCGGCGGAGCCCGCGGGCACCGTCGAGACGCTGACCTACGAATCCGCCGTTGCCGGCGAAGAGCGTCAGGCCCTCGTGTGGGTGCCGCCGACCTACAAGCCCACGGGGAAGAAGTTCCCTGTTCTCTATCTCCAGCACGGCGGGGGGCAGAGCTTCGGCGACTGGGTCGAGGTGGGTCGAGCGGAGCAGATCCTCGACAACCTGTGGCTGCAGGGAAACCTCGCGGACATGCTCGTCGTGATGGGCAACGGCAACGTGCCGGACTTCTCAACAGAGCTGCTGGAGAACCTCGTTCCCGCCGTCCAGGACACCTACAACGTCGCCCCGAATCGCAAGAATCGAGCCCTCGCGGGACTGTCGATGGGTGGCGGGCAGGCGTTCGAGGTGTTCCGCGACCACCCGGGCCAGTTCGCGAGCATCGCGACATTCGGGGCCGGGCGGTTCGGTGACCTCAGCGACATCCCCGTCCGTCAGATGAACAACCGCACCGATCTGTTCCGGGTGTACGTCGGAAACAAGACCGACATCGCCTACAACGACGTCTACGACTCCCTCCGGGCGTTCGATGCCGCCGGTCTCGAGTACCAGTTCGACGGCGTCAACCCTGACGCGGGTCACAACTGGAACGCGTGGCAGGAGAACCTGATCGACTTCGCACCACGCCTCTTCACGCACCAGGCATCCGACCCTGGGATGAGTGACCGGCACACCGCGTTGACCGAGCGTTTCGAGCCACCGGCACCGGGGACCACGCCGACGCCGTTCATCGACGACGACGGTTTCGTCACCTTCGAGACCACGACCGAATTCGCCGACGCCGAGTACGTGTCGGTCTGGGCGAACTGGTCCCCCGGCGGCAGCTGGCTGCGTGTGGAGATGCAGAAGGTCGGCGACCGGTGGCGTGCCACCGTCGGACCGCTGGACGAGAAGTTCTACCACTACCGGCTCATCGTCGATCGTCAGTCTGTCAAGGACAGCTCCAATCCGACCAGCGTCGCGTCCGAGCCGGCGTGGAGCACCTTCCTCATCGAGGGTGAAGGATCACGTCTTCTCTCCGACGTGCCGGAGGGCGAGGGCGGCGATCTGGAGGTCATGACCTACCAGAGCGCGGTCGCCGGGCAGGAGCGCAACGCCTACGTGTGGACGCCCCCGGGGTACGACGCGGAGCGGCCGGTGCCGTACCCGTTGTTCGTCCTGAACCACGGCGGCGGTCAGAGCTGGACGGACTGGGTCGAAGTCGGGCGTGCGCGCCAGATCCTCGACAACCTGCACCGTGACGGCTCGCTGCAGGACATGGTGGTGGTGATGCCCAACGGCAACGTCTCGAACTATCCGGCAGAGCTCCGTGAGAACGTCGTCCCGGCGGCGGAGGAGCAGTACAACATCAGCCGGAACCCCGACAAGCGGGCGCTGGCGGGCCTTTCCGCCGGTGGAGCGCGAACGGTGTCGGTGCTGAAGGGCTACCCTGGCGAATTCGCCTGGATCGGAACATTCGCTGCCGGCTTCGGCGGTACGAACGGCGTCGATCCCGCGGCGATCAACGAGGGGACAGAGCTCTACCGCATCTACACGGGCGACATCACGGACTTCACCTACGGGTCGGTGATCAACTCGCTGCCGGTGCTCGACGAGCTCGGGATCGAGTACGAGTTCGACGGCGTCACCGTCGGCCCGCACGGATGGGACGTGTGGCAGAAGAATCTGATCGACTTCGCGCCGCGCCTGTTCCAGAGCCTTCCCGCCGACACGACGCGACCCGAAGTCGCTCTCGTGTCGCCCGAGACGGCCGGTCCGTTCCGCGACGTCGCGCTCCGTGTCGACGCCACGGATGTCGGAGGTCTCCAGCGCATCGTCGCCAACGTCTATCAAGGGGGCACCCTCGTGCAGAGCACGCAGGTCGCCCTCGACGGGGCCGAGGCCGGGACGCACGAGGCGACGCTGCAGCTCCCATCGGGTGACTACACCGTGAAGTACAACGCGCAGGATCTCGCGGGGAACATCTCGCCGACCGGTTCGTTCGACTTCTCTGTCGACGTCACCGTACCGGAGGCGACGGTCAAACCCGAGTCGGTCGCGACCGGCGATACCTACGACACCGTCAGCTACAAGCTGTACGACGCGGTGGGTATCGACCGGGTCGAGATCAACGGTGTCGTCAAGGACCTGACGAACAACACCTGGTCGGACGTCAACGGAATCGCTCCCGGCGTCTTCGGGGCAGTTCAGGGTGAGAACACGATGGTCGTGTACGACGTGCTGGGCAACAGCACCGCGTACACCTTCATCCTCAACTGA
- a CDS encoding LacI family DNA-binding transcriptional regulator — MTESVALTRGAPTLHDVAREAGVSLATASRVLNGSNRKVADSYRVRVEAAATKLGYTANVAAQAIARGASAITAFVVTDMTDDRFGALTRALVHETEAAGLILTVAETGGDPERERKILQTLRGQRPQGLILGEGVAGSEGEALAEIAALQAMGTRVVTFAPDGTDDPDAAARAIRVIRNLPAD; from the coding sequence GTGACCGAGAGCGTCGCGCTTACCCGAGGTGCACCCACTCTCCACGACGTAGCCCGCGAGGCGGGCGTGTCGTTGGCGACTGCATCGCGCGTTCTGAACGGGTCGAACCGCAAGGTCGCCGACAGTTATCGCGTCCGCGTGGAGGCGGCGGCGACGAAACTCGGCTACACCGCCAACGTCGCGGCGCAGGCGATCGCCCGCGGGGCCTCCGCCATCACGGCCTTCGTCGTCACCGACATGACCGACGACCGGTTCGGCGCCCTGACCCGGGCACTCGTGCACGAGACCGAGGCGGCGGGGCTGATTCTCACCGTGGCCGAGACCGGCGGCGACCCCGAGCGGGAGCGGAAGATCCTGCAGACCCTCCGCGGCCAGCGACCGCAGGGGCTGATCCTCGGCGAGGGCGTTGCGGGGTCGGAGGGCGAGGCTCTCGCCGAGATCGCCGCGCTGCAGGCCATGGGCACCCGGGTCGTCACGTTCGCCCCCGACGGCACCGACGACCCGGATGCCGCGGCCCGCGCCATCCGGGTCATCCGCAATCTGCCCGCGGACTGA
- the pgm gene encoding phosphoglucomutase (alpha-D-glucose-1,6-bisphosphate-dependent), with amino-acid sequence MTRAGQPAEASDLIDIDALISAYYDRKPDASIPAQRVAFGTSGHRGSSLNTSFNEDHILATTQAIVDYRRTAGIEGPLFLGRDTHGLSLPAERSAIEVLVAAGVDVRVDSRDSWVPTPALSHAILTYNRGRSADDPGRADGIVVTPSHNPPADGGFKYNPPHGGPADTDATGWIANRANELIAAGLEGVARTKYSDIDADTLGSYDFREAYVRDLATIIDIDVIRSAGVRIGADPLGGASVEYWARIAEMYELDLTVVNPDVDPTWRFMTLDWDEKIRMDPSSPSAMASLVAKRHDYDILTGNDADADRHGIVTPDAGLMNPNHYLAVAIDYLFSHRENWPGDAAVGKTLVSSMIIDRVVEGLGRRLYEVPVGFKWFVPGLLDGSVAFGGEESAGASFLRKDGTVWTTDKDGILLCLLAAEIVAVTGKTPSERYGELEAEFGSSAYQRVDAPATPEQKAKLAKLSPDAVTATELAGDPITAKLSHAPGNDAPIGGLKVQTADAWFAARPSGTEDVYKLYAESLRGEEHLRQVQEEARAVVSAALGG; translated from the coding sequence ATGACGCGCGCAGGACAGCCCGCCGAGGCCTCCGACCTCATCGACATCGACGCCCTCATCTCTGCCTACTACGACCGGAAACCCGACGCCTCGATCCCCGCTCAGCGCGTGGCGTTCGGCACGAGCGGTCATCGCGGGTCGTCGCTGAACACCAGCTTCAACGAAGACCACATCCTCGCCACCACGCAGGCGATCGTCGACTACCGCCGGACGGCGGGCATCGAGGGCCCCCTGTTCCTCGGGCGCGACACGCACGGCCTGTCCCTCCCCGCCGAGCGCAGCGCGATCGAGGTGCTCGTCGCGGCGGGCGTCGACGTCCGCGTCGACTCCCGCGACTCATGGGTGCCCACCCCGGCGCTCAGCCACGCGATCCTGACGTACAACCGGGGCAGGAGCGCGGACGACCCGGGCCGAGCGGACGGCATCGTCGTGACCCCGAGCCACAACCCTCCCGCCGACGGCGGGTTCAAGTACAACCCCCCGCACGGCGGGCCAGCCGACACCGACGCCACCGGGTGGATCGCGAACCGCGCGAACGAGCTCATCGCCGCCGGGCTCGAGGGCGTCGCCCGCACGAAGTACAGCGACATCGACGCCGACACCCTCGGCAGCTACGACTTCCGTGAGGCGTACGTCCGCGACCTCGCCACCATCATCGACATCGACGTCATCCGGTCGGCCGGCGTGCGCATCGGCGCCGACCCGCTCGGCGGCGCCTCGGTGGAGTACTGGGCGCGCATCGCCGAGATGTACGAGCTCGACCTGACGGTCGTGAACCCCGACGTCGACCCGACGTGGCGGTTCATGACGCTCGACTGGGACGAGAAGATCCGCATGGACCCCTCGTCACCCTCGGCGATGGCCTCGCTCGTGGCCAAGCGCCACGATTACGACATCCTCACCGGCAACGATGCCGATGCCGACCGGCACGGCATCGTCACCCCCGACGCGGGACTCATGAACCCGAACCACTACCTCGCGGTCGCGATCGACTACCTGTTCTCGCACCGCGAGAACTGGCCGGGCGACGCCGCGGTCGGGAAGACCCTGGTGTCGTCGATGATCATCGACCGGGTCGTCGAGGGCCTCGGTCGCAGGCTCTACGAGGTGCCGGTGGGTTTCAAGTGGTTCGTCCCCGGGCTCCTCGACGGGTCGGTCGCCTTCGGCGGTGAGGAATCCGCCGGCGCCTCGTTCCTCCGCAAGGACGGGACGGTCTGGACCACCGACAAGGACGGCATCCTGCTGTGTCTCCTTGCAGCGGAGATCGTCGCCGTCACCGGCAAGACCCCGTCGGAGCGCTACGGCGAGCTCGAGGCCGAGTTCGGGTCATCCGCCTACCAGCGCGTCGACGCCCCGGCCACCCCCGAGCAGAAGGCGAAGCTGGCGAAGCTGTCGCCCGACGCGGTCACGGCCACCGAGCTCGCCGGCGACCCGATCACCGCGAAGCTCTCGCACGCACCCGGGAACGACGCGCCGATCGGCGGGCTGAAGGTGCAGACGGCCGACGCATGGTTCGCCGCCCGCCCCTCCGGCACCGAGGACGTCTACAAGCTGTATGCCGAGTCGCTGCGCGGCGAGGAGCACCTGCGGCAGGTGCAGGAGGAGGCGAGGGCGGTCGTCTCGGCGGCCCTCGGCGGCTGA
- the pheA gene encoding prephenate dehydratase, with the protein MTSDAAGPEASVPPRRTYSFLGPAGTFTEAALAQVPEARGQIWRPVHNVGEALADVIDGRAHAAMIAIENSVDGGVSTAQDALATVPGLRIIGEYLVPVDFVLVGRPGAQLDDVSLVAAHPVAYAQCLQWLTRTLPAHAHIPASSNVASALGLLDGTSDADAAIAPPGILEHHDLELLAEKIGDNLNAVTRFVLVGKTVAPPEPTGADKTSLIVELPDDRPGALLEMLEQFATRGINLSLLASRPIGDELGRYRFVIDADGHVHDERMADALLGLRRFSPKVIFLGSYPRADRAVVRYPDRYSDDVFVEARDWLRGLLSGEPEG; encoded by the coding sequence GTGACTTCCGACGCCGCCGGGCCCGAGGCATCCGTTCCCCCCCGACGGACCTACAGCTTCCTCGGCCCGGCCGGAACCTTCACCGAAGCCGCACTCGCCCAGGTTCCCGAGGCGCGCGGGCAGATCTGGCGGCCCGTGCACAACGTGGGCGAGGCGCTTGCGGACGTCATCGACGGCCGCGCGCACGCGGCGATGATCGCGATCGAGAACTCCGTCGACGGAGGTGTGTCCACCGCCCAGGACGCGCTGGCCACGGTCCCGGGGCTGCGGATCATCGGCGAGTACCTGGTGCCGGTCGACTTCGTGCTCGTCGGGCGCCCCGGCGCACAGCTCGACGACGTCTCTCTCGTCGCGGCGCACCCCGTCGCCTACGCGCAGTGCCTGCAGTGGCTGACGCGGACCCTTCCCGCGCACGCGCACATCCCGGCATCCAGCAACGTCGCCAGCGCCCTCGGGCTCCTCGACGGCACGAGCGACGCCGATGCCGCGATCGCCCCGCCGGGAATCCTCGAGCACCACGACCTGGAGCTGCTGGCCGAGAAGATCGGCGACAACCTCAACGCGGTGACCCGCTTCGTGCTGGTCGGCAAGACCGTCGCGCCGCCCGAACCCACGGGCGCCGACAAGACCTCGCTCATCGTCGAACTGCCCGACGACCGCCCGGGGGCGCTGCTGGAGATGCTCGAGCAGTTCGCCACCCGGGGGATCAACCTGTCGCTTCTGGCCTCGCGCCCGATCGGCGACGAGCTCGGCCGGTACCGGTTCGTCATCGACGCCGACGGCCACGTCCACGACGAGCGGATGGCCGACGCGCTCCTGGGCCTTCGCCGGTTCAGCCCGAAGGTGATCTTCCTCGGGTCGTACCCGCGTGCAGACCGCGCGGTGGTGCGCTACCCCGACCGCTACTCCGACGATGTCTTCGTCGAGGCGCGCGACTGGCTGCGAGGTCTGCTCAGCGGCGAGCCGGAGGGCTGA
- a CDS encoding low temperature requirement protein A has protein sequence MSHPDPPAPAGRTGRVRLPRPMTSGEDSRVTTFELFFDLVYVFAFTQVSRLMAETHSAAGIAQALVILALLWWTWVGYAWLANRLPADQPFLRTGMTVAMIGVFICALTIPEAFDDFDGGLYGPMVFAVAYGVVRLVHLILFFVTATDDPELRRQLTVWSVSSVLPACAALIVGAAIGGEVQVWIWALAIVFEGLGTRALSPGGGGWRIHSVAHWSERHGLIVILALGESIVAIGVGVAREPISVPILLGTATSIVISVLLWWSYFRRLARVGEHTLARLSGGPLVKLARDAYSYVHFLIVAGIVLAALGIEDAMAHITDPEPLGWFGAAALGSGIALFAAGTIWFAVLVGERRPYFRGLEAIVATVSIPLLAVLPPAAALTAAVVLMGLVAGAEGWVHLRADRREAQSSTAA, from the coding sequence GTGAGCCACCCCGACCCCCCGGCTCCGGCCGGCCGCACCGGGCGGGTGCGTCTGCCGCGGCCTATGACCAGCGGCGAGGACAGCCGGGTCACGACGTTCGAGCTGTTCTTCGACCTCGTCTACGTCTTCGCCTTCACGCAGGTCTCGCGGCTCATGGCCGAGACGCACAGCGCCGCGGGGATCGCGCAGGCCCTCGTCATCCTGGCCCTGCTCTGGTGGACGTGGGTGGGGTACGCGTGGCTTGCGAACCGGCTGCCGGCGGACCAGCCGTTCCTGCGGACCGGCATGACGGTGGCGATGATCGGAGTCTTCATCTGCGCCCTCACGATCCCCGAGGCGTTCGACGACTTCGACGGCGGGCTCTACGGCCCGATGGTGTTCGCCGTCGCCTACGGCGTCGTGCGCCTGGTGCATCTCATCCTCTTCTTCGTCACTGCGACCGATGATCCGGAGCTGCGGCGGCAGCTGACGGTGTGGAGCGTGTCGTCGGTGCTCCCCGCCTGCGCCGCACTCATCGTCGGGGCGGCGATCGGCGGCGAGGTGCAGGTGTGGATCTGGGCGCTGGCCATCGTGTTCGAGGGCCTGGGCACCCGGGCGCTGTCACCCGGCGGTGGCGGATGGCGCATCCACTCGGTCGCCCACTGGTCGGAGCGTCACGGTCTCATCGTCATCCTCGCGCTCGGCGAATCGATCGTGGCGATCGGCGTCGGCGTGGCCCGCGAGCCGATCAGCGTGCCGATCCTCCTCGGCACCGCGACCTCGATCGTGATCTCGGTGCTGCTGTGGTGGTCGTACTTCCGCCGGCTCGCCAGGGTGGGCGAGCACACCCTCGCCCGGCTGTCCGGCGGGCCGCTCGTCAAGCTCGCCCGCGACGCCTACTCGTACGTCCACTTCCTGATCGTCGCGGGGATCGTGCTGGCGGCCCTGGGCATCGAGGATGCGATGGCCCACATCACCGACCCCGAACCCCTGGGATGGTTCGGTGCGGCGGCCCTCGGGTCGGGCATCGCCCTGTTCGCTGCGGGGACGATCTGGTTCGCCGTGCTCGTCGGCGAACGGCGGCCGTACTTCCGGGGCCTGGAGGCGATCGTGGCCACCGTGTCCATCCCGCTCCTTGCGGTTCTCCCGCCGGCGGCGGCGTTGACGGCGGCGGTCGTCCTCATGGGCCTGGTCGCGGGCGCGGAGGGCTGGGTGCACCTGCGGGCCGATCGCCGCGAAGCTCAGTCGTCGACGGCGGCGTGA
- a CDS encoding MarR family transcriptional regulator yields the protein MHAADVPSVPAPPGPPAFRAPTTLLREVLDVTELFEERMRRELTVNPTDLEAMEHLLMAGPLAPSELAKRLGISTASTTTAVDRLVALGHVTREPHPTDRRGVMVVPTPASRARALGMLMPMIHDVDRELDEFTPEEQEVIARYLSRVIATYRAHAAVDD from the coding sequence GTGCACGCAGCGGATGTCCCGTCGGTGCCGGCACCTCCCGGCCCACCCGCGTTCCGCGCGCCCACGACCCTGCTGCGCGAGGTACTCGACGTCACCGAGCTGTTCGAAGAGCGGATGCGACGCGAGCTCACCGTGAATCCGACCGATCTCGAGGCGATGGAGCATCTGCTCATGGCCGGACCGCTCGCGCCCAGCGAGCTGGCCAAGCGCCTGGGCATCTCGACCGCCTCGACGACGACGGCCGTCGACCGGCTGGTCGCCCTGGGTCACGTCACGCGCGAGCCGCACCCCACCGATCGCCGCGGCGTCATGGTCGTCCCCACACCCGCATCCCGCGCTCGGGCCCTCGGCATGCTGATGCCGATGATCCACGACGTGGACCGCGAACTCGATGAGTTCACACCGGAGGAGCAGGAGGTCATCGCCCGCTACCTGTCACGGGTGATCGCGACCTATCGGGCTCACGCCGCCGTCGACGACTGA
- a CDS encoding MMPL family transporter — protein MTGYVRFITAAKTSWIVLVLAAAAAAALFTFGSGSESDNAPAVGLPDSAESVQVDELLDEFPSADTTSAFLVFEAEGDELSAEALEAINGKVFGDLVEFTPDGFVPPAQVSDDGRVALVIVPLDPETGIEAQSERAQEIRDVASADLGDDVRVFLTGPEGFEVDLSAVFAGADITLLLTTVIVVAILLLITYRSPWLWLVPLTVIGVADALAGIVARNVAAAVGVELDPSITGILSVLVFGAGTNYALLLIARYRDELRLHEDRREAMRRAVRGAGPAIIASGSTVALALATLLFAELAGNRALGLACAVGIVVAMIFALAVLPAALVLFGRGLFWPYVPRFGSRDAIPRSPWGKLGRAVSRRPAIVALSGFVVLAALASGVFFVQTGLSQNDRFLDKPEAVVGQEIIADAFSAGATSPATVVVGRDDADAAVAELETIDGVDAAVVAEETDDLVRIDVTLDASPETPEAYDAITAMRAALDDVGAGDGLVGGLDARSLDVADAQARDQALVIPLILVLVFIVLVVLLRALVAPLLLLVAVVVSFFSAVGASWWLFQTPLFGFPAIDTNVLLFSFLFLVALGVDYSIFLVTRAKEEADRLGITQGMIRALAATGAVITSAGILLAAVFAVLGVLPLITLTQIGIIVCIGVLIDTLLVRTVIVPALTFLLRDRVWWPRRPKLTDADAAAQGADAFADPLEVERRRAAAAADAVGTGDASKEPVAADR, from the coding sequence ATGACCGGGTACGTGCGCTTCATCACCGCAGCCAAGACCTCGTGGATCGTGCTGGTCCTGGCCGCGGCGGCGGCCGCCGCCCTCTTCACGTTCGGCAGCGGAAGCGAGTCCGACAACGCCCCCGCCGTGGGGCTGCCCGACTCCGCGGAGTCGGTCCAGGTCGACGAACTGCTCGACGAGTTCCCGAGCGCCGACACGACCTCGGCGTTCCTGGTGTTCGAGGCCGAGGGCGACGAGCTGAGCGCCGAGGCGCTCGAGGCCATCAACGGCAAGGTCTTCGGCGACCTCGTGGAGTTCACCCCCGACGGGTTCGTCCCCCCGGCGCAGGTGTCCGATGACGGTCGCGTCGCGCTGGTCATCGTGCCGCTCGATCCCGAGACCGGCATCGAGGCCCAGTCCGAGCGTGCGCAGGAGATCCGGGATGTCGCCTCCGCCGACCTCGGCGACGACGTGCGCGTCTTCCTCACCGGTCCCGAGGGGTTCGAGGTCGACCTGTCGGCGGTGTTCGCCGGGGCCGACATCACGCTGCTGCTGACGACGGTGATCGTCGTCGCGATCCTGCTCCTCATCACCTACCGGAGCCCCTGGCTGTGGCTCGTGCCGCTCACGGTCATCGGCGTCGCCGACGCCCTCGCGGGCATCGTGGCGCGAAACGTCGCCGCCGCCGTCGGCGTCGAACTCGACCCCTCGATCACCGGCATCCTCTCGGTCCTCGTCTTCGGCGCCGGGACCAACTACGCCCTCCTCCTCATCGCGCGCTACCGCGACGAGCTGCGACTGCACGAAGACCGCCGCGAGGCCATGCGGCGGGCCGTGCGCGGCGCCGGGCCGGCGATCATCGCCAGCGGCTCGACCGTCGCCCTCGCCCTGGCCACGCTGCTCTTCGCCGAGCTGGCGGGCAACCGTGCCCTCGGGCTCGCCTGCGCGGTGGGGATCGTCGTCGCGATGATCTTCGCGCTCGCCGTGCTGCCGGCCGCGCTCGTGCTGTTCGGCCGGGGCCTGTTCTGGCCGTACGTCCCGCGGTTCGGCTCGCGCGACGCCATCCCGCGAAGCCCGTGGGGCAAGCTCGGCCGTGCGGTCTCGCGCCGCCCCGCGATCGTCGCGCTGAGCGGATTCGTCGTCCTGGCCGCGCTCGCGTCGGGCGTGTTCTTCGTGCAGACCGGTCTGTCGCAGAATGACCGGTTCCTCGACAAGCCCGAAGCCGTCGTCGGTCAGGAGATCATCGCCGACGCGTTCTCGGCCGGGGCGACCTCGCCCGCGACGGTCGTCGTGGGACGGGATGACGCCGACGCGGCCGTCGCAGAGCTCGAGACCATCGACGGGGTCGACGCCGCCGTCGTCGCCGAGGAGACCGACGATCTCGTCCGCATCGACGTCACGCTCGACGCGAGCCCCGAAACGCCCGAGGCCTATGACGCGATCACCGCCATGCGCGCCGCGCTCGACGACGTCGGCGCGGGCGACGGACTTGTCGGCGGGCTCGACGCGCGCTCGCTGGACGTCGCGGACGCCCAGGCGCGCGACCAGGCGCTGGTGATCCCGCTCATCCTCGTGCTCGTCTTCATCGTCCTGGTCGTGCTGCTGCGCGCCCTCGTCGCTCCGCTCCTGCTCCTCGTCGCCGTGGTCGTCAGCTTCTTCTCGGCCGTGGGGGCGAGCTGGTGGCTGTTCCAGACGCCGCTGTTCGGCTTCCCCGCGATCGACACGAATGTGCTGCTGTTCAGCTTCCTCTTCCTCGTCGCCCTGGGCGTGGACTACAGCATCTTCCTCGTCACGCGGGCCAAGGAAGAGGCGGACCGACTCGGCATCACCCAGGGGATGATCCGCGCGCTGGCCGCGACCGGTGCCGTCATCACCAGCGCCGGCATCCTGCTCGCGGCCGTGTTCGCCGTGCTCGGCGTGCTGCCGCTCATCACCCTCACGCAGATCGGCATCATCGTCTGCATCGGTGTGCTCATCGACACCCTGCTCGTGCGGACGGTGATCGTGCCGGCGCTGACGTTCCTGCTGCGCGACCGGGTCTGGTGGCCGCGGCGCCCGAAGCTCACCGACGCCGACGCGGCCGCGCAGGGCGCGGACGCATTCGCCGACCCGCTGGAGGTGGAGCGCCGCCGCGCAGCGGCCGCCGCTGACGCGGTGGGGACGGGCGATGCGTCGAAGGAGCCTGTCGCGGCGGACCGCTGA